Below is a window of Halogeometricum rufum DNA.
GTGAGGGTGCCCGCGACGACGAGTGCGGCGAGCGCCTTCATCGGTTCGACGGAGACGGGGAGCCCGTAGTGGACGCCCCAGACCACCTGAAAGGCCGCGAACCCGAGGAGGAGGTGCGCGAGCGACAGGTCGGTCAGCGCCGCGAGGGCGACGGCGATGGGGAGGACCGTAACCGAATCCCCTATCGCGCCGGTGAACGCTCCGACCGAGGGCGTCGGGGCGTCCGAGTCGAAGACGCCGGTCGAGAGCGACATAGACGTCGGAATGGAGCGCACATCAATCAAACTATCCAGTAACTGCCGCCGGTTCTCCGAGGCGTATTTTGTAACTGCTCACGGTTACTTCTGCGAGTGCGGTGGGGCGCGGCTCTCGGCCGTCGAGCGTCCGGACGCTATCCGCCTCCGACGACGCCCAGACGGCCCGCGACGGCCGCGCCGAGGTACACGGCTATCGCGACGAGGACGATGGTTCCGCCGGCGGCGATGCCGTAGGCGTACGACAGCGTCGTCCCCGAGAGGACCGCGACCTGTGCGGCGACGACGGCGTACGCGACGGACTGTTTGAAGCTTCCCGCGAGTTGCGTCGCGGCCGCCACCGGGACGACAAGCATCGCCGCGACGAGGATGACGCCCATCATCTGCATCGCGCCGACGACGACCATCGCCGTCAACACGACGAGCAGGCGGTTCAACAGGCGGACGTCGATGCCCGCGATTCGCGCGGCCGACTCGTCGAACGTCACGTACACCAGTTTTCGGTAGCTCAGGAGCACCGCCGCGACGACGAGTGCGCTGAGGACGACGAGGAGTTCCACGTCACCCCGCGTCAGCGTGGAGAGACTCCCGAAGAGGTACTGGTTGATGCTGACGGCGATGCCGCCGCTCGTGAGACTGATGAGGACGGTCCCGAGCGCGAACCCGCCCGCGAGGACGACGGCCATCGAGACGTCGTTGTAGACGTCGGTGTACTCGGATAGTATCTGGATGAGCAGTGCCGCCAGCACCGCGACGACGAGCGCGGTGAGGTACGGGGAGACGTCCGTCGCGAGGAGGTTGCCGAGGAAGATACCGACCGCGACGCCCGCGAAGGCGGTGTGCGCGAGCGTGTCGCCGATCATCGCGAGTTGTCGGTGGACGAGGAACGACCCGACGAGCGGTGCGACGATAGCGATGCACACGCCGGCGACGAACGCCCGTTGCATGAACGGGTACCCGAGCATCTCCGAGACGAACCCGCCGGGCTGAGTGAAGGGGAGCATCGGTCAGTGGTGGTGATGGTCGAGGAGTCGCTGGTCCGCGCCGTACGCCTCGCGGAGCGCGTCGCTCTCCGAGAAGTCCAGCGAGTCGCCGTGGAAGAACAGCCGGCGGTTGAGACAGGCGACCCGCGTGGTGAACGCCGTCACGACGCCGATGTCGTGTTCGACGAGCAGAATCGTCAGTCCGTCCCGGTTCAGTTCCCGGAGCAGTTCGTAGAACGACTCTCGCGACTCGGCGTCGACGCCGACCGTCGGCTCGTCGAGTGCGAGCAGGTCAGCGTCCGCGGCGAGCGCACGCGCGATGACGACGCGCTGTTTCTGGCCTCCCGACAGCGTCGAGAAGCGGCGGTCCGCGAGGTGAGCGACGCCGACCGTCTCCAGTGCCTCGGCGATGCGGTCGGTGTCGCGCTTCCCGAACCGCCCGAGACCGACGTGCGGGTAGCGCCCCATCGTGACGACTTCTCGCACGGTCACGGGCATCCCGCCGGCCGCCCCCGTCGCCTCCTGTGAGACGTACCCCACGCGGGTCCCGTCGTCGAACTCGTGCGCCGGCCGGTCGAAGAGCGTGACCGATCCCTCGTCCGGGCGCAACAGCCCCAGCATGAGCTTCAACAGCGTCGTCTTTCCAGACCCGTTCGGACCGACGAGTCCCAGGAAGTCGCCCGACTCCACGGTCAGAGAGACGTCCTCGACCGCCGGTCGCTCGGCGTACGAGTACGTCACGTCGGCGAGTTCGAGGACGCTCATTCGACCCCCAACGCCCGCTCCAGCGACCGGAGGTTCACCTGCTCCATCACGTCGAGGTACCCCCACCCCTTCTCGTTCCACTCCTCGGTGAGGGTCGGAACCGGGGTCAGCGGGAGCGCTTCCTTCGCGTCCGTCTCCCGGACGAGTTGCGTCGCGGCGCGGTCGGACTCGAACACCGGCGCGAGGACGTACTCGACGTCGTGTTCGTCGACGACCGACTGCGCTCGCCTGACGTCCTTCGGCGTCGGTTCGGCGTCGGGCGCGAGGCCGGTCAGCGCCTCGACGTGGAAGTCGTAGCGGTGGGCGAGGTAGCGGAACGAGTTGTGCCCGGCGACGAGGACGGTGTCTCTCGTCCGACCCGACAGCCGTTCCGTGTACGTGTCGTCCAGCGAGTCGAGTCGCTCGGCGTACGCGTCCGCGTTCTCCGCGTACGTCGACTCGTTGGCTGGGTCCCGTTCGGCGAGGCCGTTCGCGATGGTCCGAACCGACTGTTTCGCCCGACTCGGGTCCAGCCAGAAGTGCGGGTCCTTCGCCCCGTGGTCGTGTTCGTCGGCCCCGTGAGCGTCGTGGTCCTCCGAGGCGTCCAGCAGGTCGACGCCGTGCCACGCTTCGATAATGTTCACGTCGGCGCCGTCGTTGCGGACGTTCTGGACGATTTTGTCCGCCCACGGCTGGAACCCGTCACCGACGTAGACGAAGGCGTCGGCGTCGAAAACGTCCCGCTGGACGTCCGGCCCGGGCTCCCAACCGTGTCCGTGCTGACCGAAGGGCACGAGGTTCCGAACGGCCGCGTCGGCGGCCACGTGGTCGGCGAAGTCGGAGACGACGAAGAACGACGCCTGTATCGTTCCACCGTCGTCTTCCGGAACCGAACCCGCGTCCGACGTTCCGAGACATCCGGTGACCGACCCCATCGCGACCGCCGCCGTGCCGAGGAGCACGTTCCGTCGAGTCTGTCTCATCTATTGTTAGAACGGAGTCCTCTCCTAATAGCTCTTGCTAAAATTAAGAATTTGATTAATAACTCGCGCCATCCGGAGTGCGTGAAGGCTGCGCCGACTGCGGTTTCGGGGCGTAGACTGGTCTGCTTCGGTCCGGACACGGGAGGAGCGCCGCGATGGGTCCCGCCCGTCGAGACGGAGAGCGACCGCCAAAGCCGAGTTCTGTATCGCGACATCTAATTTACGGGTCGGATGCGGACACTCGCGGTGATTCGCGCGTCGGAGCCCGAGCGCCTTCGTACCGGTCGAATCGACCGTCACCGGACCGACGGCGTCGCACGCTCGGTTCCCGGAGTCGCCGGCGGTCGGGTCGGCCGATGCGGACTTCGACGGCCGCCCGGAGAACGTCGAGAGCCTACGACCGGGCGCGAGCGCTGACCCGGCCGGTCGGGAGCAGAACGCCGGACCCTGTTCGGCGCCGGATCGGAGGCCGACGACCGACGAACGCCACCGCGTCGACGGCCGACCTCCGAGTCAGACGGTGACGCACCGTCCCGCACGAGACTCCGGTAGTGTCCTCGGCGGTACGCTCGACCATCCCGCGGCCGGGCGTCGGAGAGAAGCGACGCGTCGGAACCGGCGACGCTCCCGCGACGGACCGCGTCGTGGAACTCGCGCCGTCTGCGGTGGATCGACCGTAGACTGCTCTGACGGAGTCCGTCGTGACGCCCCGCAGACGGCGACGAACGGCGCCACGCCGAGTGGTAAACGGGATGCCGCGATACCAAATCTCCGATTCGGCGACGAGGCGACGGGTCGCCGCCAGAAGGCCGGCGGACGGGGCTCTTTTTTGTCGGTGCGTGTCAACTGCCGACGATGAGCGACATCGTGATTCACGACGCCACCGTCCTCACGGTGGACGACCGGAACCGCCTGTACGAACGGGGGACGGTCGTCGTCGAGGACGGACGGATCAGCGACGTGCGGCGGACGCGCGACGGGGACGCGGACGGTTCGGCGGACCGAGTCGTGGACGGCGCGGGGACGGTGGTGATGCCGGGCCTCGTCAACGCGCACACGCACCTCGAACTGACGCCGCTTCTCGGCGCGTTCAGCGGACTCGGGGTGACCGAGATGCTGGCGACCATGACGGCCCTCTACGGCCGACTCGGCGACGGCGACTTCGACTACCTCGCGCGGGCGGGGTACGAACTGGCCGCCCTGAACTTCCTCGTCGGCGGCGTCACCACCGTCAACTCGATGGACGTCGACCCGCGCGAGGGAGCCGAGACGTTCGGCGATGCCGGCCTGCGCGGGTTCTTCGGGCCGACGATAACCGACCTGTTCTGGGACGTCCCCGTCGCGGAGCAGTTCGCGCGGGCGGAGGCGTTCGTCGAGGAGTACCACGGCGCGTACGACGGGCGCATCAGGGCGACCATCTGCCCGCACGACGACTGGTCGTGCACGCGCGACCTGTGGGAACGCGTCGCCGAACTCGCCGAGTCGTACCCGGACGTTCTCGTCCACACGCACCTGCTCGAACTCGCGGAGAGCGACGCGATGGCGCGGGCCAACGGGGCCGCGGACTCGCTCTCACTCCTCGACGACGTCGGACTCCTCGACGACAGACTCGTCGCCGCCCACTTCCGCGTCGCCGACGACGACGACGTCCGCAGGACGGCGGCGGCGGATGCGTCGGTCGTCCACTGTCCGTCGGTGTTCTGCTACTGGAACCCCGACGCCGACGCGCGGTGGACGCCCGTGCCGGCGTTGCGGCGCGCGGGCGTCGACGTCGGCCTCGGCGTCGACGACCACTACTGGCACGACTCCTACGACCTGTTCGGCGAGGCGCGGCAGACCCGCCTCGCGGCGCACCTCGAACGCGGGGCGGGGCAGTTCGGTTCGACGGAGTTGGTCCGCATGCTCACTATCGACGGCGCGCGGGCACTCGGCGTCGGCGACGAGATAGGCAGCCTCGAACCGGGGAAGCGAGCGGACCTGCTCGTCCTCGACGTCGAGAAGCCGAAGTTCACGCCGCTGACCAACGTCCCCGCGCAGGTGGTGAACAACGCGACGCGGGCGGACGTGGAGACGGTGGTGGTCGACGGCGAGATGCTGATGCGGGACGGCCGCGTCCAGACGATGGACGTCGAGGCGGTCAGGG
It encodes the following:
- a CDS encoding metal ABC transporter permease, with product MLPFTQPGGFVSEMLGYPFMQRAFVAGVCIAIVAPLVGSFLVHRQLAMIGDTLAHTAFAGVAVGIFLGNLLATDVSPYLTALVVAVLAALLIQILSEYTDVYNDVSMAVVLAGGFALGTVLISLTSGGIAVSINQYLFGSLSTLTRGDVELLVVLSALVVAAVLLSYRKLVYVTFDESAARIAGIDVRLLNRLLVVLTAMVVVGAMQMMGVILVAAMLVVPVAAATQLAGSFKQSVAYAVVAAQVAVLSGTTLSYAYGIAAGGTIVLVAIAVYLGAAVAGRLGVVGGG
- a CDS encoding metal ABC transporter ATP-binding protein produces the protein MSVLELADVTYSYAERPAVEDVSLTVESGDFLGLVGPNGSGKTTLLKLMLGLLRPDEGSVTLFDRPAHEFDDGTRVGYVSQEATGAAGGMPVTVREVVTMGRYPHVGLGRFGKRDTDRIAEALETVGVAHLADRRFSTLSGGQKQRVVIARALAADADLLALDEPTVGVDAESRESFYELLRELNRDGLTILLVEHDIGVVTAFTTRVACLNRRLFFHGDSLDFSESDALREAYGADQRLLDHHHH
- a CDS encoding metal ABC transporter solute-binding protein, Zn/Mn family, which gives rise to MRQTRRNVLLGTAAVAMGSVTGCLGTSDAGSVPEDDGGTIQASFFVVSDFADHVAADAAVRNLVPFGQHGHGWEPGPDVQRDVFDADAFVYVGDGFQPWADKIVQNVRNDGADVNIIEAWHGVDLLDASEDHDAHGADEHDHGAKDPHFWLDPSRAKQSVRTIANGLAERDPANESTYAENADAYAERLDSLDDTYTERLSGRTRDTVLVAGHNSFRYLAHRYDFHVEALTGLAPDAEPTPKDVRRAQSVVDEHDVEYVLAPVFESDRAATQLVRETDAKEALPLTPVPTLTEEWNEKGWGYLDVMEQVNLRSLERALGVE
- a CDS encoding amidohydrolase family protein, encoding MSDIVIHDATVLTVDDRNRLYERGTVVVEDGRISDVRRTRDGDADGSADRVVDGAGTVVMPGLVNAHTHLELTPLLGAFSGLGVTEMLATMTALYGRLGDGDFDYLARAGYELAALNFLVGGVTTVNSMDVDPREGAETFGDAGLRGFFGPTITDLFWDVPVAEQFARAEAFVEEYHGAYDGRIRATICPHDDWSCTRDLWERVAELAESYPDVLVHTHLLELAESDAMARANGAADSLSLLDDVGLLDDRLVAAHFRVADDDDVRRTAAADASVVHCPSVFCYWNPDADARWTPVPALRRAGVDVGLGVDDHYWHDSYDLFGEARQTRLAAHLERGAGQFGSTELVRMLTIDGARALGVGDEIGSLEPGKRADLLVLDVEKPKFTPLTNVPAQVVNNATRADVETVVVDGEMLMRDGRVQTMDVEAVRERATAAVERFDAETEWDVGPGGADPPGAATLARQLPKRGPTRLLGRLAVQSLRDASPF